A window from Pangasianodon hypophthalmus isolate fPanHyp1 chromosome 4, fPanHyp1.pri, whole genome shotgun sequence encodes these proteins:
- the znf622 gene encoding cytoplasmic 60S subunit biogenesis factor ZNF622 isoform X2, which produces MSSYTCISCRVQFTDADVQRAHYKTDWHRYNLKRKVANMPPVTAENFQERVLAQRAAAEQQLADTHSLATCTTCNKKFSSANAYNNHLQSHKHLQAEKKAIAVAQEAVQRMNEKNLEKGAELDKDAQNEAIQKAMREGLRQKQRYAHSEATPTERQGRKRLDKAPRLEWFERQAKKIATEEEEEEEEDAADEEWEDFDEDDDDDDDDDDEMEADEEEQMAEDSVATPTPSPGSIPVTDCLFCSHHSHSLSKNVAHMTKEHSFFIPDIEYLVDLRGLLAYLGEKVGFGKVCLWCNEKGKSFYSTEAVQAHMNDKSHCKLYTDGDAALEFADFYDFRSSYPDAHDGTDVEMKDGELPDEKTVEFDDDTLELTLPSGAKIGHRSLMRYYKQRFGMQRELVPVQNQRAVGRVLKQYRALGWAGEAGKGSVLQQQKDMRYVQRMKSKWMLRTGMSNNVTKQAHFRAQVMF; this is translated from the exons ATGTCTTCGTACACGTGTATCAGCTGCCGCGTGCAGTTCACCGACGCTGACGTGCAGCGTGCGCACTACAAGACCGACTGGCACCGCTACAACCTGAAGCGCAAGGTCGCCAACATGCCACCAGTCACCGCTGAGAACTTCCAGGAGCGCGTCCTGGCCCAGCGTGCGGCCGCCGAACAGCAGCTGGCAGACACGCACAGCCTCGCCACCTGCACCACCTGCAACAAGAAGTTCTCCAGCGCCAACGCCTACAACAACCACCTGCAGTCGCACAAGCACCTGCAAGCTGAGAAGAAAGCCATAGCCGTCGCCCAGGAGGCGGTGCAGCGCATGAACGAGAAGAACCTGGAGAAAGGAGCCGAGCTGGACAAGGACGCTCAGAACGAGGCGATTCAGAAAGCCATGAGGGAGGGGCTTAGGCAGAAACAGAGATACGCCCACTCAGAAGCCACGCCCACGGAGAGGCAGGGTAGGAAGAGGCTGGATAAAGCGCCACGGCTGGAGTGGTTTGAGAGGCAAGCCAAGAAGATCGCAactgaggaggaagaggaagaggaggaagatgcAGCAGATGAAG AATGGGAGGATTTTGACGAAGACGAcgacgacgacgatgatgatgatgatgagatggAGGCCGATGAAGAGGAGCAGATGGCGGAGGACAGCGTGGCCACGCCCACTCCCTCTCCAGGCTCCATCCCCGTGACCGACTGTCTGTTCTGTTCGCACCACTCGCACTCTCTGAGCAAAAACGTGGCCCACATGACCAAAGAGCACAGCTTCTTCATCCCCGACATCGAGTACCTGGTCGATCTGAGAGGACTCCTTGCATACCTGg GAGAGAAGGTGGGTTTCGGCaaagtgtgtttatggtgtaaCGAAAAAGGCAAGTCGTTCTACTCGACCGAAGCGGTGCAGGCGCACATGAACGACAAGAGCCACTGCAAACTCTACACCGACGGAGATGCGGCGCTCGAGTTTGCCGATTTCTACGACTTCAG gaGTAGCTACCCAGACGCTCATGATGGAACTGATGTAGAAATGAAGGACGGAGAGCTTCCCGATGAGAAGACGGTGGAGTTTGATGATGACACTCTAGAGCTCACGTTGCCGTCCG GGGCGAAGATTGGTCACCGCTCGCTGATGCGTTACTATAAGCAGCGTTTCGGGATGCAGAGGGAGCTGGTACCTGTACAGAACCAGCGCGCTGTGGGCCGAGTGCTGAAGCAGTACCGGGCCCTCGGCTGGGCtggagaagctg GTAAAGGCTCGGTGCTCCAGCAGCAGAAGGACATGCGGTACGTACAGAGGATGAAGTCGAAGTGGATGCTGAGGACGGGAATGAGCAACAACGTGACTAAGCAGGCCCACTTCAG
- the znf622 gene encoding cytoplasmic 60S subunit biogenesis factor ZNF622 isoform X1 yields the protein MSSYTCISCRVQFTDADVQRAHYKTDWHRYNLKRKVANMPPVTAENFQERVLAQRAAAEQQLADTHSLATCTTCNKKFSSANAYNNHLQSHKHLQAEKKAIAVAQEAVQRMNEKNLEKGAELDKDAQNEAIQKAMREGLRQKQRYAHSEATPTERQGRKRLDKAPRLEWFERQAKKIATEEEEEEEEDAADEEEWEDFDEDDDDDDDDDDEMEADEEEQMAEDSVATPTPSPGSIPVTDCLFCSHHSHSLSKNVAHMTKEHSFFIPDIEYLVDLRGLLAYLGEKVGFGKVCLWCNEKGKSFYSTEAVQAHMNDKSHCKLYTDGDAALEFADFYDFRSSYPDAHDGTDVEMKDGELPDEKTVEFDDDTLELTLPSGAKIGHRSLMRYYKQRFGMQRELVPVQNQRAVGRVLKQYRALGWAGEAGKGSVLQQQKDMRYVQRMKSKWMLRTGMSNNVTKQAHFRAQVMF from the exons ATGTCTTCGTACACGTGTATCAGCTGCCGCGTGCAGTTCACCGACGCTGACGTGCAGCGTGCGCACTACAAGACCGACTGGCACCGCTACAACCTGAAGCGCAAGGTCGCCAACATGCCACCAGTCACCGCTGAGAACTTCCAGGAGCGCGTCCTGGCCCAGCGTGCGGCCGCCGAACAGCAGCTGGCAGACACGCACAGCCTCGCCACCTGCACCACCTGCAACAAGAAGTTCTCCAGCGCCAACGCCTACAACAACCACCTGCAGTCGCACAAGCACCTGCAAGCTGAGAAGAAAGCCATAGCCGTCGCCCAGGAGGCGGTGCAGCGCATGAACGAGAAGAACCTGGAGAAAGGAGCCGAGCTGGACAAGGACGCTCAGAACGAGGCGATTCAGAAAGCCATGAGGGAGGGGCTTAGGCAGAAACAGAGATACGCCCACTCAGAAGCCACGCCCACGGAGAGGCAGGGTAGGAAGAGGCTGGATAAAGCGCCACGGCTGGAGTGGTTTGAGAGGCAAGCCAAGAAGATCGCAactgaggaggaagaggaagaggaggaagatgcAGCAGATGAAG AAGAATGGGAGGATTTTGACGAAGACGAcgacgacgacgatgatgatgatgatgagatggAGGCCGATGAAGAGGAGCAGATGGCGGAGGACAGCGTGGCCACGCCCACTCCCTCTCCAGGCTCCATCCCCGTGACCGACTGTCTGTTCTGTTCGCACCACTCGCACTCTCTGAGCAAAAACGTGGCCCACATGACCAAAGAGCACAGCTTCTTCATCCCCGACATCGAGTACCTGGTCGATCTGAGAGGACTCCTTGCATACCTGg GAGAGAAGGTGGGTTTCGGCaaagtgtgtttatggtgtaaCGAAAAAGGCAAGTCGTTCTACTCGACCGAAGCGGTGCAGGCGCACATGAACGACAAGAGCCACTGCAAACTCTACACCGACGGAGATGCGGCGCTCGAGTTTGCCGATTTCTACGACTTCAG gaGTAGCTACCCAGACGCTCATGATGGAACTGATGTAGAAATGAAGGACGGAGAGCTTCCCGATGAGAAGACGGTGGAGTTTGATGATGACACTCTAGAGCTCACGTTGCCGTCCG GGGCGAAGATTGGTCACCGCTCGCTGATGCGTTACTATAAGCAGCGTTTCGGGATGCAGAGGGAGCTGGTACCTGTACAGAACCAGCGCGCTGTGGGCCGAGTGCTGAAGCAGTACCGGGCCCTCGGCTGGGCtggagaagctg GTAAAGGCTCGGTGCTCCAGCAGCAGAAGGACATGCGGTACGTACAGAGGATGAAGTCGAAGTGGATGCTGAGGACGGGAATGAGCAACAACGTGACTAAGCAGGCCCACTTCAG